The Arvicola amphibius chromosome 11, mArvAmp1.2, whole genome shotgun sequence genome has a segment encoding these proteins:
- the Tmem38b gene encoding trimeric intracellular cation channel type B isoform X2 gives MIQTPEQNVSGGTEHLPRVLNYTRSVTVAWNNPLSSWLSAMLHCFGGGILSCLLLAEPPLKFLTNHTNILLASSIWYIVFFCPRDLVSQGYSYQPIQMLAAGMKEVTRTWKIVSGVTHASSYYQNGWIVMIAIGWARGAGGAIVTSCEQLLKGDWKPAGDEWLKMSFPSKVTLLGSVLFTLQHTQHLAMSKHDLMFLYTIFLLTVKVRMMLTKNIPMTFAPVEDTLSRMLFGWQQQFSWGEKKADVKPSSNGTASSVPKPTTEERDAAKRHAKKED, from the exons GATCAGTGACAGTGGCGTGGAATAACCCCCTGTCCAGCTGGCTGAGTGCTATGCTCCACTGCTTCGGGGGAGGAATTTTATCCTGTCTCCTGCTTGCAGAGCCTCCACTGAAATTTCTTACAAACCACACTAATATTTTACTGGCTTCTTCCATCTG gtATATTGTATTTTTTTGCCCGCGTGACCTAGTTTCCCAGGGCTATTCATATCAACCTATTCAAATGCTGGCTGCGGGAATGAAGGAAGTGACCAGAACTTGGAAAATAGTAAGCGGAGTCACACACGCTAGTAGCTATTACCAAAATGGCTGGATAGTCATGATAGCTATTGGATGGGCCCGAG gGGCAGGTGGTGCTATTGTCACGTCTTGTGAACAGCTGCTGAAAGGAGATTGGAAGCCAGCAGGGGATGAGTGGCTGAAGATGTCCTT CCCTTCCAAGGTGACGCTGCTGGGGTCAGTCCTGTTCACGCTACAGCACACCCAGCACCTGGCAATGTCAAAGCACGACCTCATGTTCCTGTACACCATCTTTCTCCTGACGGTGAAG gtaAGAATGATGTTAACAAAGAACATCCCCATGACTTTTGCTCCCGTCGAGGACACCTTGAGCCGGATGCTGTTTGGCTGGCAGCAGCAGTTTTCATGGGGTGAAAAGAAAGCGGATGTGAAGCCGTCTTCCAATGGCACCGCCTCGTCAGTGCCCAAGCCCACCACAGAGGAGCGCGATGCTGCTAAGAGGCATGCCAAGAAAGAAGACTGA
- the Tmem38b gene encoding trimeric intracellular cation channel type B isoform X3 → MLHCFGGGILSCLLLAEPPLKFLTNHTNILLASSIWYIVFFCPRDLVSQGYSYQPIQMLAAGMKEVTRTWKIVSGVTHASSYYQNGWIVMIAIGWARGAGGAIVTSCEQLLKGDWKPAGDEWLKMSFPSKVTLLGSVLFTLQHTQHLAMSKHDLMFLYTIFLLTVKVRMMLTKNIPMTFAPVEDTLSRMLFGWQQQFSWGEKKADVKPSSNGTASSVPKPTTEERDAAKRHAKKED, encoded by the exons ATGCTCCACTGCTTCGGGGGAGGAATTTTATCCTGTCTCCTGCTTGCAGAGCCTCCACTGAAATTTCTTACAAACCACACTAATATTTTACTGGCTTCTTCCATCTG gtATATTGTATTTTTTTGCCCGCGTGACCTAGTTTCCCAGGGCTATTCATATCAACCTATTCAAATGCTGGCTGCGGGAATGAAGGAAGTGACCAGAACTTGGAAAATAGTAAGCGGAGTCACACACGCTAGTAGCTATTACCAAAATGGCTGGATAGTCATGATAGCTATTGGATGGGCCCGAG gGGCAGGTGGTGCTATTGTCACGTCTTGTGAACAGCTGCTGAAAGGAGATTGGAAGCCAGCAGGGGATGAGTGGCTGAAGATGTCCTT CCCTTCCAAGGTGACGCTGCTGGGGTCAGTCCTGTTCACGCTACAGCACACCCAGCACCTGGCAATGTCAAAGCACGACCTCATGTTCCTGTACACCATCTTTCTCCTGACGGTGAAG gtaAGAATGATGTTAACAAAGAACATCCCCATGACTTTTGCTCCCGTCGAGGACACCTTGAGCCGGATGCTGTTTGGCTGGCAGCAGCAGTTTTCATGGGGTGAAAAGAAAGCGGATGTGAAGCCGTCTTCCAATGGCACCGCCTCGTCAGTGCCCAAGCCCACCACAGAGGAGCGCGATGCTGCTAAGAGGCATGCCAAGAAAGAAGACTGA